The Hemicordylus capensis ecotype Gifberg chromosome 6, rHemCap1.1.pri, whole genome shotgun sequence genome window below encodes:
- the RPA3 gene encoding replication protein A 14 kDa subunit, translated as MADIFEGPRPRIATNNLARYIGKPVCFVGRVEKIHPSGKLFFLSDGEGKNATIELNEPLDEEISGVIEVVGRVTNQANIACASYTQFREDKSLFDLALYNEALKVIHDFPEYYPFGAEA; from the exons ATGGCGGATATTTTTGAAGGGCCCCGACCTCGCATAGCCACGAATAATCTGGCCCGGTATATTGGAAAGCCTGTCTGTTTCGTGGGGCGTGTGGAAAAG ATTCATCCATCTGGGAAACTTTTCTTCTTGTCAGATGGCGAAGGGAAAAATGCAACTATTGAACTGAATGAACCT CTTGATGAAGAGATCTCTGGAGTCATTGAAGTAGTAGGAAGAGTTACAAATCAAGCGAACATAGCGTGTGCGTCATATACCCAATTCAGAGAAGATAAAAGCTTGTTTG ATCTTGCTCTGTATAATGAAGCTCTGAAAGTTATCCATGACTTTCCTGAGTACTATCCTTTCGGTGCTGAGGCATGA